A part of Cydia amplana chromosome 24, ilCydAmpl1.1, whole genome shotgun sequence genomic DNA contains:
- the LOC134659007 gene encoding GILT-like protein 2, which produces MLPYSMFLLCLVAVAAVGSAAEALVVPPAMLALMISSVGPQPVRVHRPFWNRPASPAMTIKKVDKVDLKLYYESLCEPCRTFHTKRLDPVFKEIGSYIDLKLYPYGNAERHERHGKTIIVCQHGKKECYGNKLHACAMYKLKDIHVASPYISCMMNGTWGGYGSTDMDATKCGDLMNIDSKPIKECAKGKKGEELLEYYGKETDKITKQGVPHVLINGVKFDTDDDLKKAICEALKNPPSQCKTKLNILSNIL; this is translated from the exons ATGTTGCCATATTCCATGTTCTTGTTGTGTTTGGTGGCTGTTGCCGCCGTTGGAAGTGCTG CAGAAGCGCTGGTCGTGCCCCCCGCCATGCTGGCTTTAATGATATCATCAGTCGGGCCTCAGCCAGTGCGGGTGCACCGGCCATTTTGGAACCGACCGGCCTCGCCCGCGATGACG ATAAAGAAAGTAGATAAAGTGGATCTAAAATTGTATTATGAAAGTCTGTGTGAGCCCTGCAGAACGTTTCATACAAAACGTTTGGACCCCGTGTTCAAGGAAATCGGATCTTACATCGATCTCAAACTGTATCCATATGGAAATGCTGAA AGGCATGAAAGACATGGTAAAACCATAATAGTCTGCCAGCATGGAAAAAAGGAGTGCTACGGGAACAAGCTCCACGCCTGTGCTATGTATAAACTGAAGGACATTCATGTAGCGTCACCTTACATCTCCTGTATGATGAACGGTACGTGGGGAGGATACGGATCCACTGATATGGACGCCACAAAG TGTGGAGATTTAATGAACATCGACTCAAAGCCTATCAAGGAATGCGCTAAAGGTAAAAAGGGGGAAGAACTACTAGAATACTACGGCAAAGAGACTGATAAGATCACAAAACAAGGCGTACCTCATGTGTTAATAAATGGCGTGAAGTTTGACACGGACGACGACTTGAAGAAGGCAATATGCGAAGCTTTGAAAAATCCGCCATCTCAatgtaaaactaaactaaacatttTGTCTAATATTCTCTGA